Proteins from one Mus caroli chromosome 3, CAROLI_EIJ_v1.1, whole genome shotgun sequence genomic window:
- the Ifi44l gene encoding LOW QUALITY PROTEIN: interferon-induced protein 44-like (The sequence of the model RefSeq protein was modified relative to this genomic sequence to represent the inferred CDS: inserted 3 bases in 2 codons), whose amino-acid sequence MKVTTRLTWIEEKILEKLLGNASLTLLYQSSAHKNCVSEMTQKCSLQGSTMTVFHLKNDVVVGVFMLENFPRLVSEKPCTCAWFSLKRNNSSGISALFLNTKVIVDSEELIIFSLDGLSLSVTPLSGCSLALNDTVMNGLELNLGHGFRSVECEIFRVDGIKKNPSFIKKMVTAKQHRGKLISALRAYKPYKDLVSEXSYSLGGPSRLRKVELFQLSXKSAFQGHLTRQAIVGSDESSITKQYRVYSIKDGKSGETLPFMLCDSMGLEEGEEAGLCIDDIPHILKGCVPDRYQFNPCEPMKPKHFPHAASPPLQDRIHCVAFVLDINSVNTLPDKMVAKLKKIRKDVVDCGIGYVALLTNVQEYDEVLDDNFANMTETVTSLSQVQNVQKMLNIPIANILMVSNYASERRLEPMKDILVFAALRQMLRAADDALEDLPLEDTGNLAPF is encoded by the exons ATGAAAGTGACAACCAGATTGACATGGATAGAAGAGAAGATTCTGGAAAAGCTGCTTGGGAATGCATCGTTGACTCTTCTTTATCAGTCCAGTGCTCATAAAAATTGTGTTTCTGAGATGACTCAGAAATGTTCTCTTCAGGGATCCACAATGACAGTATTTCACCTAAAGAACGATGTTGTTGTGGGTGTTTTTATGCTGGAGAATTTTCCTAGGTTAGTCTCTGAAAAGCCATGTACTTGTGCGTGGTTTTCATTAAAAAGGAATAATAGTTCTGGAATATCAGCTTTGTTTTTGAACACAAAAGTAATAGTTGACTCTGAAGAGCTGATAATTTTCTCACTCGATGGTTTGTCACTCAGTGTGACTCCACTTAGTGGCTGCTCACTTGCTCTAAATGACACAGTAATGAACGGTCTAGAACTCAATCTTGGACATGGCTTTCGATCTGTGGAATGTGAAATCTTTCGAGTTGATG gCATTAAGAAAAATCCAAGCTTCATAAAGAAGATGGTGACCGCCAAACA GCACCGAGGAAAATTAATCTCTGCTCTCAGAGCCTACAAGCCTTATAAGGACCTGGTTTCAG GTTCGTATTCTCTTGGTGGGCCCAGTAGGCTCAGGAAAGTCGAGCTTTTTCAACTCAG GAAGTCTGCTTTCCAAGGCCACCTAACTCGCCAGGCCATTGTGGGGTCTGACGAAAGCAGCATCACCAAGCAG taCAGAGTTTATTCTATTAAAGATGGAAAAAGCGGGGAAACACTCCCATTTATGCTGTGTGATTcaatggggctggaggagggggaggaagccGGGTTGTGCATAGATGACATTCCTCACATCTTAAAAGGCTGTGTACCAGACAGGTATCAG TTCAACCCCTGTGAGCCGATGAAGCCGAAGCACTTCCCTCACGCCGCCTCGCCGCCTCTGCAGGACAGGATTCACTGCGTGGCTTTTGTCCTAGACATCAACTCTGTTAATACACTACCTGATAAAATGGTGGCAAAGCTGAAAAAAATTCGCAAAGATGTCGTAGACTGTG GTATAGGATATGTAGCCTTGCTTACAAATGTGCAGGAGTATGATGAAGTTCTTGATGACAATTTTGCAAACATGACAGAAACTGTGACTTCTCTAAGCCAG GTGCAGAATGTCCAAAAAATGCTAAATATTCCTATAGCCAATATCTTGATGGTCAGCAATTATGCTTCAGAGCGAAGGTTGGAGCCTATGAAGGATATTCTGGTCTTTGCTGCTCTCAGGCAGATGTTGAGGGCTGCGGATGATGCCTTAGAGGATTTGCCTCTTGAGGATACTGGTAACCTGGCTCCTTTCTAA